The nucleotide sequence TGTCTCGTCGGGTCCTGCGGGggcataagaagaaaataactccttgttagcacaaacatggcgggtGGCTCCAGAATCTATCCACCATTCTTTTGGATTTCCTACCAAATTGCATTCAGACAACATGACACATAAGTCTTCCATTTCATCTTCAACCATGTTagcttgattctttttcttcttatcattCTTGGGCGCACGACAATCCACGGCCTTATGCCCAGATCTTCCACAGTTGTGGCAATTACCCTTGAACTTTTTCTTGcttgggtaattctttggtccggaagccttcttcctcttcttattttgtggcgCCTCCTCAACAACGTTTGCCCCCATTATTGTCGAGGTTCCACGTGACTTCTTTTCAGcatttttgttgtcttcttctatcctcagacGAACAATCAAGTCTTCTAGTGTCATCTCCTTCCGTTTGTGTTTAAGATAGTTCTTaaaatccttccacaacggaggtaaCTTTTCAATGAAAGCAGCGACTTGAAAGGcctcatttatgaccataccttcagcaaggaggtcatacacaatgacttgtaattcttggacttgagttatgacggacctagtgtcaatcatcttgaaatccaaaaactTTGCAGCCACGAATTTCTTAAGTCCGGCatcctcagtcttgtacttcttctctaGTGCATTCCATAAtgcttttgaagtttccatgacactatagaattgtacaagccatcttccaaacaactcaatatgtagtttttgcacaagaaatcagaatgtttccatgcttcagttaCAACAAGTCGTTCATCATCCGGAGTATTTTCAGCCATGACCGGAGGATCCTCCTTGATGAAACGTTGCAAACTCAACGTAGTAAGATAGAAGAGCATCTTCATTTGCCAACGTTTGAAGTCAATCCCGGAAAACTTTCCGGGTTTTTATGCCGGTGCCATAGCATGAGCAGGAGTAGAACGGCTTGTAACAGCAGCAACCGTTCCCGCAACACTTCCATTAGTTTGGTTTTCATTCGTCATATTTCTGTAAAGTTGAAAACAATACAGAACTTGTTAATCAGTGAAGTTTTTgatatcttcaaactgaatacCAAACTAACCATACAACACGTAAcaatggtgaagtttttatatacttcaaACCCGTACGTTTATTATTCCGGCAAAGTTTTTATGTACTTTAAACCGGACATAAACAAAATTATAGGAGTAGAAAGCAACAAGGCTTTAGTCTCCAACAAagtataaagaaaataatttcataatCAACACAGAAACGTTAGTAAATCGTAAAATTCCTTAAGCTTATGAACGATACTGAGTTAAAACAAAATTCAGgaaactgttagaagaataaagaaatatatcaaatagtaaagaatcagaaatattccgagtccacaattttcttgtgcgtccttaaggaattttaaccccctcacacgttgccaaggtaatggattaaatcctcccaggataaaactgaataaaccttcctgcaacagtggcaatacaaactgcaggataccaacgaactcaaagtacggagcaaaatcacacttacgaatttgagagagagagagactgcgaattaggatgcagtatattcagaaagaaagaagttgTAGAGTCTTTTTCGTATATGGAAGATGTAGCCTTTCCTCATaatttataggcaaatatcagaagaggtgtctggaaaggtgcctttttagaaaatacgcggcctgccgcggttctaccgcgatcgCGGCCAGAGAGCTTCTCTGAATCTGACTGCCGCgattctaccgcggtcgcggcagaaccgcggccagTGAGGCCCTCTGATCGTTCagcagtgatttggcatttaattaattattaaataattaaataaattttgtccaaaaataatCATATCGATTGacaaagccgaagccgaagccgaagccgaagccgaagccgagcgagcgacgacgacggcgcgagggttcattctcttcaactccttttaagagctttaagaagtgaatatatatataagcacataaatgtgattgtccctcaccaatgagggacaaagtgcaagacaaaagttcacttcttcaaatttttcattttccctccattttatttccctccatttccaattcacacttcttctctTTTAAAGCCCAATGACTTAAAGTCCAACAATTAATTCACGACTCAAACATGCGGCCTATTATGACTTGTTCTAAAACGCAGAAGGTATGTAAAATACAACTTAATAACTGTAAAAGTGAAGGGGTGAAGGAGGTTCGTGGTTGGGACGAAGCGCGTAGGGGAAGAAATGATTTGGTATAAATAATTGCATTAAATTTTAATGAGTCTGATGAGAGGGACAATTACCTTCAAGTCCATGACTAGGACAATAAAAATAATAGAGGCCATTTCACAAAAATGAGAGATAGCTAGGAAAAAGCAAAGAGAGTACAGGACATAAAATccacatataaatataaatacaatCTGATCTAGGCATCCAGCGATGCAATATAATTATATTACTAGATTTGACAGCTTAAAAACCCCTTTTGGAGATCTCTTCTCTCTGCAGATACTCTACACCAAAGGAGCTTCTTCATCTCAAACCACCACTAATTAAATCAAACCTTTGACAGAAGAAGTTGAGCAATTTGTTGTTCGAGAGATGGGAAGTGGTTATTTTGGGGAGCCAAACCTAGGGAATGAAAAATCATatacatcatcatcatcaagaaaGAGTAAAAAGAGCAATTCAGACAAACCTAAACAGCCACAAAGAGGTCTTGGTGTTGCTCAATTGGAGAAGATTAGATTGCATACTCAAATGGCTTGCACTTATAATTCTTTTGCCACCAATCTCAACCAGGTTTACCTCTACTAAATCTCGATTCTAAAAAAGTTATATGAATCTTCACTATTCATGGCTCTACCGTCTATTTTCTTGACTCGTTTATGTTTTTCTTGATCCTGATTGGGTTAATTGTTTCTTTCTCAACAGGAGGATATGAGACTACAAACACCATATCCATCAATTTCTTATTCATCATCCTCATCCTCATCTTATGGTTTTCCAGCCCACCAAACCATTATGGTACAGCTTCTTCCCTTAGTCACTGAATACTATATATGTTGATTGAATTGTGATCTTAAACTTTCTTTCGAATTCCAATATTATGGGAaagcatgatacatatatatacatagaaaAACACATAGGTTTTGGGTTCACATGGTCATATATCCCAGCTATACGCTATCTTGAATCACACTTTGACGtatcatttcgagttgattttcttcctctctttttttccggAGAAAATGATATGTTTTCCATGTGTTACCTTGTTGATAAAAGTCATTTTAATTCATCAAATAATGATGTTGTCTATTAATTACTAGATACACACATTATCTTTAGACTACTCTTCATATTTGAATATCATCCCTTCCCTTCCAAGATGAAACATCAGGTGGTGATATATATGTTGTACGTACGTCGcgtcctttcttttctttctttgctgAAAACCCTTTCGGATCATTTCTTTACACGCCAGTGCTGGCAGAAGGATTTCTTGTTTTCTCCCAAATTGATGATGAAGGTGGATTCTAATAGTTTGATGAATTGGAttctaattttaaatataaagttGATGCATGTGCTGAtatatttttgtgttattttggGAATATGTGTAGATTTTATTTTTCTGGGGTTATATGTTTTTACGAGATTCCTTTTCACACTCATTGTAAATAACGAGGTGTATAAAATCTTGCTGTGATTTCAGATGGGATTGGGTGATATTGAAAGAACAAATATTAGATATGGAGATTCCCAGCCACCTTCTACTGCTAGGTATTTTATTTCCACTATAAAATTGAATTTGCTGTTCGGATAACTTTTGCtgttgtataaaattgatttgtaCAAAGAGTTTTCCGATACTTGTAATTTTTCCAGCTTTGTGAATGTTTTATATATTGAAGCCTTATCATTGAAAACATGCTCAAACATTCTTCgttaatttttttttgggggaAACTTAGACAACAAAAATTCCGAAACTCATTTTTCAAGAAAACAAATTAATAGGAGTATTTCATTACGAAAGATTTCAGTGGAACAACATAAATGATTCTACCTCAAACATTTCCATAAATGTTAGTGCACTTTGGCTAATGTTTTTTCTTTTGACATTCGGCATCAATTCAGTACTTGGCATCCTGGTACAGTTTATGAGCCTCAGCATTATGCTCAGCCAAACATGACTAGATGTCTGCTTAACCTACAAGTAGAGGTAATTTGTTGCATTCCTCAACAAACTAATA is from Nicotiana tabacum cultivar K326 chromosome 18, ASM71507v2, whole genome shotgun sequence and encodes:
- the LOC107831002 gene encoding protein SPEAR3-like yields the protein MGSGYFGEPNLGNEKSYTSSSSRKSKKSNSDKPKQPQRGLGVAQLEKIRLHTQMACTYNSFATNLNQEDMRLQTPYPSISYSSSSSSSYGFPAHQTIMMGLGDIERTNIRYGDSQPPSTASTWHPGTVYEPQHYAQPNMTRCLLNLQVEDSLEKRRKKDRSDSIGSSSQNSELNASQELDLELRLSL